A window of Amphiprion ocellaris isolate individual 3 ecotype Okinawa chromosome 12, ASM2253959v1, whole genome shotgun sequence contains these coding sequences:
- the si:ch211-203k16.3 gene encoding fibrinogen-like protein 1 — MVCNWGRASRASHGEAHPPVCHPCCLCQIRDRLTRLAAMSLLSLTNPPGWSVCSTVYILILLLPEAKADDLNATTTSNGGGSQCGEYTNQLMEDGMCRLVATLPQLDERRCPDMFRCSDEVSYWLHENEERKRQIVALKETISELQEELRNHRHRIKVLELQSEERAHLNTSLEQRFHELELHYAEATTLLHLQGSLILDLQNQLHNLTLLMDKVKRSPGCLINIVHPNPIMDAQEALHPEILHARNCPIDCASIYYNGVRRSGFYSVVPSMAGMPLEVYCDMETDGGGWTVIQRRVDGSVSFDRSWRDYKDGFGDLHSEFWLGNDHIHDMTTQGRYSLRIDMEDWSNKHKHATYQSFSVEDEEHLYRLHVSGFSGTVQDSFSWYHDKQAFSTPDSGNICAEISHGGWWYNQCFYANLNGVYYRGGHYTPKTRGPLGPDGIVWHSWKDSDYYSLRKVAMMIRPRSFRSRLSP, encoded by the exons ATGGTGTGTAACTGGG GGAGAGCTAGCAGAGCCTCACATGGTGAAGCACATCCTCCTGTGTGCCATCCCTGCTGTCTTTGCCAAATCAGGGACAGACTAACTCGGTTGGCAGCGATGTCTCTCCTGTCCTTAACCAACCCTCCCGGCTGGAGCGTGTGTTCTACCGTCTATATCCTCATCCTGTTGCTCCCAGAGGCCAAAGCAGACGACCTGAACGCAACCACTACAAGCAACGGAGGAGGTTCCCAGTGTGGGGAGTACACGAACCAG CTGATGGAGGATGGGATGTGCCGGCTGGTGGCCACGCTGCCTCAGCTGGACGAGCGGAGATGCCCGGATATGTTTCGCTGCTCGGACGAGGTTTCCTACTGGCTGCATGAGAACGAGGAGAGGAAACGGCAGATTGTGGCACTGAAAGAGACCATctctgagctgcaggaggagctgaGGAACCACCGGCACCGCATCAAAGTCCTCGAGCTGCAG AGTGAAGAGAGGGCCCACTTGAACACCTCCTTGGAGCAGCGATTTCATGAGTTGGAGCTGCACTATGCTGAAGCCACCACCCTGCTGCATCTACAGGGGTCTCTGATCCTAGATCTTCAG AACCAACTCCATAATCTGACACTTTTGATGGATAAAGTAAAAAGAAGTCCCGGTTGTTTGATCAACATCGTCCATCCCAATCCTATCATGGATGCTCAAGAAGCTCTGCACCCAG AGATTCTGCATGCGAGGAACTGTCCCATAGACTGTGCCTCTATCTACTACAATGGAGTGAGAAGATCAGGTTTCTATTCTGTGGTGCCATCAATGGCAGGCATGCCTTTAGAGGTCTATTGTGACATGGAAACAGATG GTGGTGGCTGGACTGTGATCCAGAGGCGAGTTGACGGATCAGTGAGCTTTGACCGCAGCTGGAGGGACTACAAGGATGGATTTGGTGACCTGCACTCGGAGTTCTGGCTGGGCAACGACCACATACATGATATGACCACTCAGGGACGCTACAGCCTCCGAATCGACATGGAGGACTGGAGCAACAAGCACAAACATGCCACCTACCAGAGCTTCAG TGTGGAAGACGAGGAGCATCTGTACCGTCTCCATGTGTCGGGCTTCAGTGGCACAGTGCAGGACTCTTTCAGCTGGTACCACGACAAACAGGCCTTCAGTACGCCAGACAGTGGCAACATCTGTGCTGAGATCTCACACGGGGGTTGGTGGTACAACCAGTGTTTCTATGCCAATCTTAATGGAGTCTACTACAGG GGAGGCCACTACACCCCAAAAACCAGAGGACCGCTGGGTCCCGATGGGATTGTTTGGCACTCCTGGAAGGACTCTGATTATTACTCCCTACGCAAAGTCGCTATGATGATCCGTCCACGCAGCTTCCGAAGCCGTTTGTCACCCTGA